In the genome of Streptomyces racemochromogenes, one region contains:
- a CDS encoding sigma-70 family RNA polymerase sigma factor codes for MDLIREPDLLTELGPLLSAEAAAEAPAAGVEAADLEQAVWVRLLERGPRAPFPAGRARWLRRAVRAEARRARRRAHREVPYGTTPAVDAAGEPEDALLHGEANRALRSAVARLPGRCPELMAALLSPRDMTYREIAGELGISQGSLGPVRSRCLGCLRRMLAVEVAAPDPWGKER; via the coding sequence ATGGACCTGATACGGGAACCCGACCTGCTCACGGAGCTGGGCCCGCTGCTCTCCGCCGAGGCGGCCGCGGAAGCACCGGCCGCCGGGGTGGAGGCCGCCGACCTGGAACAAGCCGTCTGGGTGCGGTTGCTGGAACGAGGCCCCCGCGCCCCCTTCCCCGCCGGCCGCGCCCGCTGGCTGCGGCGGGCGGTGCGCGCCGAGGCCCGCCGTGCCCGGCGGCGGGCGCACCGGGAGGTCCCGTACGGCACCACCCCGGCGGTGGACGCGGCCGGCGAGCCCGAGGACGCGCTGCTGCACGGCGAGGCGAACCGGGCCCTCCGATCGGCGGTCGCCCGATTGCCGGGACGCTGTCCGGAGCTGATGGCCGCACTTCTGTCGCCCAGAGACATGACTTACCGTGAAATCGCAGGAGAGTTGGGTATCTCACAAGGAAGTTTGGGACCGGTACGTTCCCGTTGCCTGGGATGTCTGCGCAGAATGCTCGCTGTCGAGGTTGCGGCTCCTGACCCGTGGGGAAAGGAGCGGTAG
- a CDS encoding TetR/AcrR family transcriptional regulator yields the protein MAMDRDQVLRDAAALLSRKSTATMDEVARAAGIGRATLHRHFAGRDALVRALEDLGIREFEGAFDRARLDEGTAVDAIRRLIAETEPNAQLLAFLVTENQLFEGDQVNEGWARLDTRVNALFKRGQQEGDIRIDLSPAWLTEALYGLVGSCAWAVMDGRVAAKDFQYMITELLLGGARRSVE from the coding sequence ATGGCCATGGATCGTGACCAGGTGCTCCGCGACGCGGCGGCCCTGCTTTCCCGCAAGTCGACCGCCACGATGGACGAGGTCGCCCGCGCCGCCGGCATCGGCCGCGCCACCCTCCACCGGCACTTCGCCGGCCGCGACGCCCTCGTACGCGCCCTCGAAGACCTCGGCATCCGCGAGTTCGAGGGCGCCTTCGACCGCGCCCGCCTCGACGAGGGGACGGCCGTGGACGCCATCAGGCGGCTGATCGCCGAGACCGAGCCCAACGCCCAGCTGCTGGCCTTCCTCGTCACCGAGAACCAGCTCTTCGAGGGCGACCAGGTCAACGAGGGCTGGGCCCGCCTCGACACCCGCGTCAACGCGCTCTTCAAGCGCGGACAGCAGGAGGGCGACATCCGCATCGACCTGAGCCCCGCCTGGCTCACCGAGGCCCTCTACGGGCTCGTCGGCAGCTGCGCCTGGGCCGTCATGGACGGCCGGGTCGCGGCCAAGGACTTCCAGTACATGATCACCGAGCTGCTGCTCGGTGGCGCACGACGGAGCGTGGAGTGA
- a CDS encoding lysophospholipid acyltransferase family protein — MRLMFRTKVEGLDNIPGTGPVILAGNHLTFIDSMILPLVCDRTVHFIGKDEYVTGKGLKGRLMAWFFTGSGMIPVDRDGANGGVAALMTGRRILEEGKIFGIYPEGTRSPDGRLYRGRTGIARLTLMTGAPVVPFAVIGTDKLQPGGAGMPRPGRVTIRFGEPMEFSRYEGMDRDRYVLRAVTDSVMAEVMRLSGQEYVDMYATKAKAA; from the coding sequence ATGCGCCTGATGTTCCGCACCAAGGTGGAGGGGCTCGACAACATCCCGGGCACGGGTCCGGTGATCCTGGCGGGCAACCACCTGACCTTCATCGACTCGATGATCCTGCCGCTGGTGTGCGACCGCACGGTCCACTTCATCGGCAAGGACGAGTACGTGACGGGCAAGGGCCTCAAGGGCCGCCTGATGGCGTGGTTCTTCACGGGCTCCGGCATGATCCCGGTGGACCGCGACGGTGCGAACGGCGGCGTGGCCGCGCTGATGACGGGCCGCCGGATCCTGGAGGAGGGCAAGATCTTCGGGATCTACCCCGAGGGCACCCGCTCCCCCGACGGCCGGCTCTACCGCGGCCGCACCGGCATCGCCCGCCTGACCCTGATGACGGGCGCCCCGGTGGTCCCGTTCGCGGTGATCGGCACGGACAAGCTGCAGCCCGGAGGCGCGGGCATGCCGCGCCCGGGCCGGGTGACGATCCGCTTCGGCGAGCCGATGGAGTTCTCCCGCTACGAGGGCATGGACCGCGACCGCTACGTGCTGCGCGCCGTGACCGACTCGGTGATGGCCGAGGTCATGCGGCTGTCCGGCCAGGAGTACGTGGACATGTACGCGACGAAGGCGAAGGCGGCCTGA
- a CDS encoding methionine ABC transporter ATP-binding protein: MITTSGLTKVYQSRGREVTALDGVDLHVREGEVYGVIGQSGAGKSSLIRCVNLLERPTSGTVTVDGVELTALAGRGRRAGKELREARSRIGMVFQHFNLLSSRTVQANIELPLEILGVSGRERSRKALELLDLVGLSDKAKAYPTQLSGGQKQRVGIARALAGDPKVLLSDEATSALDPETTRSILQLLRDLNRQLGLTVLLITHEMDVVKAVCDSAALMKKGRIIESGTVAELLATPGSELAAELFPVSGSATGPDRTVVDVTFHGEAATQPVISQLSRTYNIDISILGAAMDTVAGRQIGRMRIELPGRYEDNVVPVGFLREQGLQVDIVDEDSDLDSEIAALVKEGAK, encoded by the coding sequence GTGATCACCACATCGGGCCTCACGAAGGTCTACCAGTCCCGTGGCCGCGAGGTCACCGCCCTGGACGGCGTCGACCTGCACGTCCGCGAGGGCGAGGTATACGGAGTCATCGGCCAGAGCGGCGCCGGCAAGTCCTCCCTCATCCGCTGCGTGAACCTGCTGGAACGCCCCACCAGCGGCACCGTCACCGTGGACGGCGTCGAGCTCACCGCCCTCGCCGGCCGCGGCCGCCGCGCCGGCAAGGAACTCCGCGAGGCCCGCAGCCGCATCGGCATGGTCTTCCAGCACTTCAACCTGCTGTCCTCGCGCACCGTCCAGGCCAACATCGAGCTCCCCCTGGAGATCCTCGGCGTCTCCGGCCGCGAACGCTCCCGCAAGGCCCTGGAACTCCTCGACCTCGTCGGCCTCTCCGACAAGGCGAAGGCCTACCCCACCCAGCTCTCCGGCGGCCAGAAGCAGCGCGTCGGCATCGCCCGCGCCCTGGCCGGCGACCCCAAGGTGCTCCTCTCCGACGAGGCCACCAGCGCCCTCGACCCCGAGACCACCCGCTCCATCCTCCAGCTGCTGCGCGACCTCAACCGCCAGCTCGGCCTCACCGTCCTCCTCATCACCCACGAGATGGACGTCGTCAAGGCCGTCTGCGACTCCGCCGCCCTCATGAAGAAGGGCCGGATCATCGAGTCCGGCACCGTCGCCGAACTGCTCGCCACCCCCGGCTCCGAGCTCGCGGCCGAACTCTTCCCGGTCAGCGGCAGCGCCACCGGCCCCGACCGCACCGTCGTCGACGTCACCTTCCACGGCGAGGCCGCCACCCAGCCGGTCATCTCCCAGCTCTCGCGCACGTACAACATCGACATCTCGATCCTCGGCGCCGCGATGGACACCGTCGCCGGCCGCCAGATCGGCCGCATGCGCATCGAACTCCCCGGCCGCTACGAGGACAACGTGGTGCCCGTCGGCTTCCTGCGCGAGCAGGGCCTCCAGGTCGACATCGTCGACGAGGACTCCGACCTCGACTCCGAGATCGCCGCACTGGTCAAGGAAGGTGCCAAGTGA
- a CDS encoding GNAT family N-acetyltransferase, producing the protein MGMSVTISAAAAEDAEQIFKLQYLAFQREAELYGNYLIQPLTQSLDSLKAELASDTVLVARLGDEVVGAVRGSVGEDGTASIAKLCVHPRLQGHGLGARLLRGVEEALAGHAGTTRFRLHTGHKSESNLRLYRKAGYAQVGNRTASDGVRLVILEKDAKDTDYAVSA; encoded by the coding sequence ATGGGCATGAGCGTGACCATTTCGGCGGCGGCCGCCGAAGACGCCGAGCAGATTTTCAAGCTGCAGTATCTGGCGTTCCAGCGGGAGGCCGAGCTGTACGGCAACTACCTCATCCAGCCCCTGACCCAGTCCCTGGACTCCCTGAAGGCGGAACTCGCCTCGGACACCGTCCTGGTCGCCCGGCTCGGCGACGAGGTGGTGGGCGCGGTGCGCGGCAGCGTCGGCGAGGACGGCACGGCGAGCATCGCCAAGCTGTGCGTGCACCCGCGGCTGCAGGGCCACGGCCTCGGCGCCCGGCTGCTGCGCGGGGTCGAGGAAGCCCTCGCCGGGCACGCCGGAACGACCCGCTTCCGCCTGCACACGGGCCACAAGAGCGAGTCCAACCTGCGGCTCTACCGCAAGGCCGGGTACGCGCAGGTCGGCAACCGCACGGCCTCCGACGGCGTGCGCCTGGTCATCCTGGAGAAGGACGCCAAGGACACCGACTACGCCGTCAGCGCGTAG
- a CDS encoding membrane-associated oxidoreductase, which translates to MEINDLTPAERRVVDAFPRGEAVDFRESPHESSHDGASWGAARSVRAEVLRNLLVGGAADEGHVAGIKLYGARITGKLDLKYAVVDHPIRMRSCWFERKPMMYGAQLRALVLGDSTLPGLTAATVRVEIVLRLSGCRIDGPVRLAGARIAGGLFLQGAVIRQGSEADEVDEPPLQLNHAEIGTDIMADGLTVHGQFRINGAGIAGQISLDGARLVNPGGIALHAETLVVGTDLRGHRLHAEGMVNLTGARIPGQAILTRASLSNPGGVALRASSAVMGEFWLRKCPTIDGIVNLRRSQFDMLWAEPSVWPATVRTDGLSYRLLHPHLPAEERLPLLEREEDGYLPYAYEQLAAAYRTVGDEAAARTAQLAKLRRHRRTQPRRTRLWGLLQDATVGYGFRPMRAAAWLLALTLTGTVAYGITPPRALKAGEAPEFNPLFYTLDLMLPIIGFGQEGAFAPAGWYQWLSYLLIVTGWVLATTTAAGVSRSLQRQ; encoded by the coding sequence ATGGAGATCAACGACCTGACCCCGGCCGAGCGCCGCGTCGTCGACGCCTTCCCGCGCGGCGAGGCGGTCGACTTCCGCGAGAGCCCCCACGAGAGCTCCCACGACGGAGCCTCCTGGGGCGCCGCACGCAGCGTCCGCGCCGAGGTGCTGCGCAACCTCCTCGTCGGGGGCGCCGCCGACGAGGGGCACGTCGCGGGGATCAAGCTCTACGGCGCCAGGATCACCGGCAAGCTCGACCTGAAGTACGCGGTCGTGGACCACCCCATCCGGATGAGGTCCTGCTGGTTCGAACGCAAGCCCATGATGTACGGCGCCCAGCTGCGCGCCCTCGTCCTCGGCGACTCCACCCTCCCGGGCCTGACCGCCGCCACCGTGCGCGTCGAGATCGTGCTCAGGCTCTCCGGCTGCCGCATCGACGGCCCCGTCCGCCTCGCGGGCGCCAGGATCGCCGGCGGGCTCTTCCTCCAGGGCGCCGTCATCCGGCAGGGCAGCGAGGCCGACGAGGTCGACGAGCCGCCGCTCCAGCTCAACCACGCGGAAATAGGAACGGACATCATGGCCGACGGCCTCACCGTCCACGGCCAGTTCCGCATCAACGGCGCCGGCATCGCCGGCCAGATCAGCCTCGACGGCGCCAGGCTCGTCAACCCCGGCGGCATCGCCCTGCACGCCGAGACCCTCGTGGTCGGCACCGACCTGCGCGGCCACCGGCTGCACGCCGAGGGCATGGTCAACCTCACCGGCGCCCGCATCCCCGGCCAGGCCATACTGACCCGCGCCAGCCTGTCCAACCCCGGGGGCGTGGCCCTGCGCGCCAGCTCCGCCGTGATGGGGGAGTTCTGGCTGCGCAAGTGCCCCACCATCGACGGCATCGTCAACCTGCGCCGCAGCCAGTTCGACATGCTCTGGGCCGAACCGTCCGTCTGGCCGGCCACGGTCCGCACCGACGGGCTCAGCTACCGGCTGCTCCACCCCCACCTGCCCGCCGAGGAGCGGCTGCCGCTGCTGGAGCGCGAGGAGGACGGCTACCTGCCGTACGCGTACGAGCAGCTGGCCGCCGCCTACCGCACCGTCGGCGACGAGGCGGCCGCACGCACCGCCCAGCTGGCCAAACTGCGCCGCCACCGGCGCACCCAGCCCCGCCGCACCCGGCTCTGGGGCCTGCTCCAGGACGCCACCGTCGGCTACGGCTTCCGGCCGATGCGCGCGGCGGCCTGGCTGCTGGCACTGACGCTCACCGGGACCGTCGCGTACGGGATCACCCCGCCCCGGGCGCTGAAGGCCGGGGAGGCTCCGGAGTTCAACCCGCTCTTCTACACCCTCGACCTGATGCTGCCGATCATCGGCTTCGGGCAGGAGGGCGCCTTCGCGCCGGCCGGCTGGTACCAGTGGCTGTCGTACCTGCTGATCGTGACCGGCTGGGTCCTCGCCACCACCACGGCGGCGGGCGTCAGCCGGTCACTCCAGCGGCAGTGA
- a CDS encoding glycerophosphodiester phosphodiesterase, with amino-acid sequence MTQGGAARRTVLGAAVLAAGTGITGLTAGTADAADDRSGSGHGDGGGYRDLPVPLVIGHRGASGYRPEHTLGSYQLALDLGADVIEQDLVPTKDGHLVCRHENEIGGTTDVADHPEFTGRRTTKTVDGVSVTGWFTEDFTLAELKTLRAKERIPAVRQRNTLYDGQWAVPTFEEVLRWANREGRLRDKRVWLHVETKHPTYFRGLGLGLEEPLAKLLRRYGRDGRDAAVFLQSFEPSSIQRLSRLVSAPRVVLLSAANTRPWDFETAKDPRTVADLVKPEGLKWIAGFAQGIGPTLDLIVPRDAAGRLGTPTTLVRDAHAKGLVLHPYTARNENSFLPAEYRKGTDPAAYGDAFGAFKRYFELGVDGIFTDNPDTGLLAAEAFRPGRGVNR; translated from the coding sequence ATGACACAGGGTGGGGCAGCACGGCGCACGGTGCTCGGAGCGGCCGTACTGGCGGCCGGAACCGGCATCACCGGACTCACGGCGGGAACCGCCGACGCTGCGGACGACCGCTCCGGCAGCGGCCACGGCGACGGCGGCGGCTACCGCGACCTGCCCGTCCCCCTGGTCATCGGCCACCGCGGCGCCAGCGGCTACCGCCCCGAGCACACCCTCGGCTCCTACCAGCTGGCCCTCGACCTCGGCGCCGACGTCATCGAGCAGGACCTCGTCCCCACCAAGGACGGCCACCTCGTCTGCCGCCACGAGAACGAGATCGGCGGCACCACCGACGTCGCCGACCACCCCGAGTTCACAGGCCGCCGCACCACCAAGACCGTCGACGGGGTCTCCGTCACCGGCTGGTTCACCGAGGACTTCACCCTCGCCGAACTGAAGACCCTGCGCGCGAAGGAACGCATCCCCGCAGTGCGCCAGCGCAACACCCTCTACGACGGCCAGTGGGCGGTCCCCACCTTCGAAGAGGTGCTGCGCTGGGCCAACCGCGAGGGCCGGCTGCGCGACAAGCGGGTCTGGCTGCACGTCGAGACCAAGCACCCCACCTATTTCCGCGGCCTCGGCCTCGGCCTGGAGGAGCCCCTCGCCAAGCTGCTGCGCCGCTACGGGCGCGACGGCCGCGACGCCGCCGTGTTCCTCCAGTCCTTCGAGCCCTCCAGCATCCAGCGGCTCTCCCGCCTGGTCTCCGCCCCGCGCGTGGTGCTGCTCTCCGCGGCCAACACCCGCCCCTGGGACTTCGAGACGGCCAAGGACCCCCGCACCGTCGCCGACCTGGTCAAGCCCGAGGGCCTGAAGTGGATCGCCGGCTTCGCCCAGGGCATCGGCCCCACCCTCGACCTGATCGTGCCGCGCGACGCGGCCGGCAGGCTCGGCACCCCCACCACCCTCGTGCGCGACGCCCACGCCAAGGGACTGGTGCTGCACCCCTACACCGCCCGCAACGAGAACAGCTTCCTGCCGGCCGAATACCGCAAGGGCACCGACCCGGCCGCCTACGGCGACGCGTTCGGCGCCTTCAAGAGGTACTTCGAACTGGGTGTCGACGGCATCTTCACCGACAACCCGGACACCGGACTCCTGGCCGCGGAGGCCTTCCGCCCCGGACGTGGCGTCAACCGCTAG
- a CDS encoding MFS transporter: MIRTEQLQRGTGAEEKSGGRWLALSVLVLAVLLVAVDATVLGLATPSLSEDLKPSGTQLLWIGDIYSFVIAGLLVSMGSLGDRIGRKKLLLTGATAFGAVSVLNAYATSPEMMIAARALLGVAGATLMPSTLALIRNIFHDPRERSLAIGIWGATASAGAAIGPVVGGALLQHFWWGSVFLINLPVMIALVLVGIRLLPESKNPVAGPWDLISVALSLVGVIGVVYAVKEAATHGATAGVWIAAAVGAACLYAFVRRQFALASPLLDMRLFKHRGFSGAVLADLLTVFGLSGLVFFLSQFFQLVQGRDPLEAGLAELPAAIGAVATGLVAGRYARKHSVRVIVTGGLAAIGLALAALTVIHRETGYPLLGAALLVVGLGAGFSFTVTADVILSSVPKEQAGSASAVSETAYELGAALGIALLGSVVTGVYQGFTAPASVPAPVADAAHESLGGAVEAARTLDPATAHTMVGAAQDAFVDGLRLASGVGAAVLLATAAAAWFLLRGQELQDGVEH, translated from the coding sequence ATGATCCGAACCGAACAGCTGCAGCGGGGGACGGGGGCGGAGGAGAAGAGCGGGGGGCGCTGGCTCGCCCTCTCCGTGCTCGTCCTGGCCGTCCTGCTGGTCGCGGTCGACGCCACCGTACTCGGCCTCGCCACCCCGTCCCTCAGCGAGGACCTCAAGCCGTCCGGCACCCAGCTGCTGTGGATCGGCGACATCTACTCCTTCGTCATCGCCGGCCTGCTCGTCTCCATGGGCTCCCTCGGTGACCGCATCGGCCGCAAGAAGCTCCTCCTCACCGGCGCCACCGCCTTCGGCGCCGTCTCGGTCCTGAACGCCTACGCGACCAGCCCCGAGATGATGATCGCCGCCCGCGCCCTGCTCGGCGTGGCCGGCGCCACCCTGATGCCGTCCACCCTCGCGCTGATCCGCAACATCTTCCACGACCCGCGCGAACGCAGCCTCGCCATCGGCATCTGGGGCGCCACCGCCTCCGCCGGCGCGGCCATCGGCCCCGTCGTCGGCGGCGCCCTGCTCCAGCACTTCTGGTGGGGCTCGGTCTTCCTCATCAACCTCCCGGTGATGATCGCCCTGGTCCTCGTCGGCATTCGGCTGCTGCCCGAGTCCAAGAACCCCGTCGCGGGCCCCTGGGACCTGATCAGCGTCGCCCTGTCCCTCGTCGGTGTCATCGGCGTCGTCTACGCCGTCAAGGAAGCGGCCACCCACGGCGCCACCGCCGGCGTCTGGATCGCCGCCGCCGTCGGCGCCGCATGCCTCTACGCCTTCGTCCGCCGCCAGTTCGCCCTCGCCTCCCCGCTGCTCGACATGCGGCTCTTCAAGCACCGCGGCTTCTCCGGCGCGGTCCTCGCCGACCTGCTGACCGTCTTCGGCCTCTCCGGACTCGTCTTCTTCCTCTCCCAGTTCTTCCAGCTGGTCCAGGGCCGCGACCCGCTCGAAGCCGGACTCGCCGAACTGCCCGCCGCCATCGGCGCGGTGGCCACCGGCCTGGTCGCCGGCAGGTACGCCCGCAAGCACTCCGTACGCGTCATCGTCACCGGCGGCCTCGCCGCCATAGGGCTGGCCCTCGCGGCCCTCACCGTCATCCACCGCGAGACCGGCTACCCGCTGCTCGGCGCCGCCCTGCTCGTCGTCGGCCTCGGCGCCGGCTTCTCCTTCACCGTCACCGCCGACGTCATTCTCTCCAGCGTCCCGAAGGAGCAGGCCGGCTCGGCCTCCGCCGTCTCCGAGACCGCGTACGAACTCGGCGCCGCCCTCGGCATCGCCCTGCTCGGCTCCGTCGTCACCGGCGTCTACCAGGGCTTCACCGCCCCGGCCTCGGTCCCCGCCCCGGTCGCCGACGCCGCACACGAATCGCTCGGCGGCGCCGTGGAGGCCGCCCGCACCCTGGACCCGGCCACCGCCCACACCATGGTCGGCGCGGCCCAGGACGCCTTCGTGGACGGCCTGCGGCTCGCCTCGGGCGTCGGCGCCGCCGTCCTGCTGGCCACCGCGGCGGCCGCCTGGTTCCTGCTCAGGGGCCAGGAACTCCAGGACGGCGTCGAGCACTGA
- the argH gene encoding argininosuccinate lyase: MSSNNGDVRLWGGRFADGPSEALAKLSASVHFDWRLAPYDIAGSRAHARVLAKAGLLTAEELDRMIAGLDRLEADVADGSFTGTVADEDVHTALERGLLERLGPDLGGKLRAGRSRNDQVATLFRMYLRDHARIIGGLLADLQDALVGLAEAHPDTAMPGRTHLQHAQPVLFAHHVLAHVQSLSRDAERLRQWDTRTAVSPYGSGALAGSSLGLDPEAVAADLGFERGSVGNSIDGTASRDFVAEFAFVTAMIGINLSRIAEEIILWNTKEFSFVTLHDAFSTGSSIMPQKKNPDIAELARGKSGRLIGNLTGLLATLKALPLAYNRDLQEDKEPVFDSCDTLEVLLPAFTGMMATLTVNRERMEELAPAGFSLATDIAEWLVKQGVPFRVAHEVAGECVKECEALGIELDELTDEQFAKISEHLTPQVRTVLNVPGALASRNGRGGTAPSAVAVQLTELKADLVIQHAWAVHKQ; the protein is encoded by the coding sequence GTGAGCAGCAACAACGGTGACGTCCGGCTCTGGGGCGGCCGGTTCGCCGACGGCCCGTCCGAGGCCCTCGCGAAGCTGTCCGCGTCGGTCCACTTCGACTGGCGCCTCGCGCCGTACGACATCGCCGGCTCGCGCGCCCACGCCCGGGTGCTCGCCAAGGCGGGCCTGCTCACGGCCGAGGAGCTCGACCGCATGATCGCGGGCCTCGACCGGCTTGAGGCGGACGTCGCCGACGGCTCCTTCACCGGCACCGTCGCCGACGAGGACGTCCACACCGCCCTGGAGCGCGGCCTGCTGGAGCGGCTCGGCCCCGACCTCGGCGGCAAGCTGCGCGCCGGCCGCTCCCGCAACGACCAGGTGGCCACCCTCTTCCGGATGTACCTGCGCGACCACGCGCGGATCATCGGCGGACTGCTCGCCGACCTCCAGGACGCGCTGGTCGGCCTCGCCGAGGCGCACCCGGACACGGCGATGCCGGGCCGTACGCACCTCCAGCACGCGCAGCCCGTCCTGTTCGCCCACCACGTCCTGGCCCACGTCCAGTCCCTGTCCCGGGACGCGGAGCGGCTGCGGCAGTGGGACACCCGCACGGCGGTCTCCCCGTACGGGTCGGGCGCCCTCGCGGGCTCCTCGCTCGGCCTGGACCCGGAGGCGGTCGCGGCCGACCTGGGCTTCGAGCGGGGCTCGGTCGGCAACTCGATCGACGGCACGGCCTCGCGGGACTTCGTCGCCGAGTTCGCGTTCGTCACCGCGATGATCGGGATCAACCTGTCCCGGATCGCGGAGGAGATCATCCTGTGGAACACGAAGGAGTTCTCCTTCGTCACCCTCCACGACGCCTTCTCCACCGGCTCCTCGATCATGCCGCAGAAGAAGAACCCGGACATCGCGGAGCTGGCGCGCGGCAAGTCGGGCCGCCTCATCGGCAACCTGACCGGCCTGCTGGCCACCCTCAAGGCGCTGCCGCTGGCCTACAACCGGGACCTCCAGGAGGACAAGGAGCCGGTCTTCGACTCCTGCGACACCCTGGAGGTGCTGCTGCCGGCCTTCACCGGGATGATGGCCACCCTCACGGTCAACCGGGAGCGGATGGAGGAGCTGGCGCCGGCGGGCTTCTCCCTCGCCACCGACATCGCCGAGTGGCTGGTCAAGCAGGGCGTGCCCTTCCGGGTCGCGCACGAGGTCGCCGGCGAGTGCGTCAAGGAGTGCGAGGCGCTCGGCATCGAGCTGGACGAGCTCACGGACGAGCAGTTCGCGAAGATCTCGGAGCACCTGACCCCGCAGGTCCGCACCGTCCTCAACGTGCCCGGTGCCCTCGCCTCCCGCAACGGCCGGGGCGGCACCGCCCCCTCGGCGGTCGCGGTCCAGCTCACCGAGCTGAAGGCGGACCTGGTCATCCAGCACGCCTGGGCGGTCCACAAGCAGTAG
- a CDS encoding L,D-transpeptidase family protein, protein MRTALLTGSLILAGPFPYGPDPLPARLADTGGGSQLITAVAPAPGSTTGVLTWWDRRAGRWFEAGSAPARFGANGLTEGTTRIQGTDTTPAGLYDLPYAFGIAHAPVGTAYRYRRVTDRSWWCQDNASAAYNRWTEPLPADCAPGESEHLVTYARQYAHALVIGFNYDEPVRGRGAGIFLHVDGRGATAGCVSVPRGAMRELLRWADPRRRPHIAIGTETGPLAVTRY, encoded by the coding sequence CTGCGTACCGCCCTGCTCACGGGCTCGCTGATCCTCGCCGGCCCCTTCCCCTACGGTCCGGACCCGCTGCCGGCCCGGCTCGCCGACACCGGCGGCGGGAGCCAGCTGATCACCGCCGTCGCCCCGGCGCCCGGGTCCACGACCGGGGTGCTGACCTGGTGGGACCGGCGTGCGGGCCGCTGGTTCGAGGCGGGCAGCGCCCCGGCCCGCTTCGGGGCGAACGGCCTGACCGAGGGCACGACCCGGATCCAGGGCACCGACACCACCCCGGCGGGCCTGTACGACCTGCCGTACGCCTTCGGCATCGCGCACGCCCCGGTCGGAACGGCGTACCGGTACCGCAGGGTGACGGACCGTTCGTGGTGGTGCCAGGACAACGCCTCGGCCGCCTACAACCGGTGGACGGAGCCGCTGCCCGCCGACTGCGCGCCGGGCGAGTCCGAGCACCTGGTGACGTACGCGCGGCAGTACGCGCACGCCCTGGTCATCGGCTTCAACTACGACGAGCCGGTGCGCGGCCGCGGCGCGGGCATCTTCCTGCACGTGGACGGCAGGGGCGCCACGGCCGGCTGCGTCTCCGTCCCCCGTGGCGCCATGCGCGAGCTGCTGCGCTGGGCCGATCCCCGCCGCCGCCCGCACATCGCGATCGGCACGGAGACCGGCCCGCTGGCCGTGACCCGGTACTGA
- a CDS encoding arginine repressor produces MSQAQEPEQNGGPSVPQTRTARHRRIVDILNRQPVRSQSQLAKLLADDGLSVTQATLSRDLDELGAVKIRNTGGELIYAVPSEGGFRTPQAPLGESAKEERMRRLSGELLISAEASANLVVLRTPPGAAQFLASAIDQAELHAILGTIAGDDTLMLISRDPAGGQALADHLLRLAQKEG; encoded by the coding sequence ATGAGCCAGGCGCAGGAACCCGAGCAGAACGGCGGCCCCTCCGTCCCGCAGACCCGCACCGCCCGCCACCGCCGGATCGTGGACATCCTCAACCGGCAGCCGGTCCGCTCCCAGAGCCAGCTGGCCAAACTGCTCGCGGACGACGGGCTGAGCGTCACCCAGGCGACGCTCTCCCGCGACCTCGACGAGCTGGGCGCGGTCAAGATCCGCAACACCGGCGGCGAGCTGATCTACGCGGTCCCCAGCGAGGGCGGCTTCCGCACCCCGCAGGCCCCGCTCGGCGAGTCGGCCAAGGAGGAGCGCATGCGGCGCCTCTCCGGCGAACTGCTGATCTCGGCGGAGGCCTCCGCGAACCTCGTGGTCCTGCGCACCCCGCCCGGCGCGGCCCAGTTCCTCGCCTCGGCGATCGACCAGGCCGAACTCCACGCCATCCTCGGCACCATCGCGGGCGACGACACCCTGATGCTCATCAGCCGCGACCCGGCCGGCGGCCAGGCCCTGGCCGACCACCTCCTGCGGCTGGCGCAGAAGGAGGGCTAG
- a CDS encoding HAD domain-containing protein, translated as MKPLLLIDVDGPLNPYAAQAQRRPEGYTTHRMRPTGFTDGKPLRVWLNPGHGAELLALADAYDLVWATTWKDEANDWIGPHLGLPPLPFIDWPAMHGRAPRGTFWKTQYVLEYAGGRPFAWIDDDITAMDHEYVDQHHPAHALLRYVDERIGLTRADFDALADWAAGR; from the coding sequence ATGAAGCCCCTGCTGCTGATCGACGTCGACGGTCCCCTGAACCCCTACGCCGCCCAGGCCCAGCGCCGCCCGGAGGGCTACACCACGCACCGGATGCGGCCCACCGGCTTCACCGACGGCAAGCCGCTGCGGGTCTGGCTGAACCCGGGCCACGGCGCGGAACTGCTCGCGCTGGCGGACGCGTACGACCTGGTCTGGGCCACCACCTGGAAGGACGAGGCGAACGACTGGATAGGGCCGCACCTGGGGCTGCCGCCGCTCCCCTTCATCGACTGGCCGGCGATGCACGGCCGGGCGCCGCGCGGCACCTTCTGGAAGACGCAGTACGTCCTGGAGTACGCGGGCGGGCGGCCCTTCGCCTGGATCGACGACGACATCACCGCCATGGACCACGAGTACGTGGACCAGCACCACCCGGCGCACGCCCTCCTGAGGTACGTGGACGAGCGGATCGGCCTGACCCGCGCGGATTTCGACGCGCTGGCGGACTGGGCGGCCGGACGGTGA